GGCGTCGGCCGCGCCTTCGGGCGTCTTCACCTCCATCCGCAGCAGCGGCGTCACGCGGGCCGCGCGAAACAGATCGATGCCGAAGATCCGCAGCGTCTCGCCCTCGTGGTCCGGCAGGCGCGCCTCGATCTCCAGCACCGGGCTCGCCTGGGCCACCTCCGGGCGCTGCGCGAGCCGTAGATAGACGGTGTCGTCGAAGCCGCCGCGCGGGCCGACCACCTGCAGGTCGGCCTCCCCGGCGAGCAGGCGCATGCCGCGGCCGAGCTCGTCGAGCGCTGCGGAGTTGATGAGCTGCACGGCCAGCCCGAGCGTCACCCCGAGCGCGATCGCGAGCAGCGACAGCGCCGTGGCCAGACGCCGGCGCCAGAGGCTCGCGAGGAAGACGTGGCGCAGCGCCGCGCTCATGAGTTCTGCGGATCCGGCTCCGAGTCCGCGACCAGGCCGGCGGCGGTCAGGCGCAGGATCCGGTCGGCGTAGCCCGCCGCGACGCGCGAATGGGTGACCAGGATGCCGATGGCGCCGGCGGCGCGCAGGCTCCCGAACAGCAGCGCCAGGACCCCGGCGGCGCGCTCGGGATCGAGATTGCCGGTCGGCTCGTCGCAGAGCACCAGGGCCGGCCCGTGGACCAGCGCCCGGGCGATCGCGACGCGCTGGAGCTCGCCGCCGGAGAGGTGGCGCGGCCAGTCCTCGGCGCGCGCCTCCAGACCGACCCGCGCGAGCATCGCCCGTGCCTGCCGATCCGCTTCGGCATCGCCGACGTCGAGCAGCCACAGCGGCAGCGCGACGTTCTGCGCCAAGGTCAGGTGCGGCAGGATGTGGAAGGCCTGGAAGACGAAGCCCAGCGCACGGCGGCGCAGGCCCGCGAAGGCGTCCTCGTCGAGGGCCGTCAGCTCCGTCTCGCCGAGGCGGATGCGGCCCGCGTCGACCGGCTCCAGCCCGGCGATGCAGTTGAGCAGCGTCGACTTGCCGACGCCCGACTCGCCCATGATCGCAACCGACTCGCCGGGCGCGAGGGTCAGGGACAGATTCTCGAACAGTGGGCGGTCGGCCGACGAGGCGAAGCGCTTCGTCAGATTGTCGATGGAGAGCATCGCGGGGGCATTTCCTGGCGGAGGGGAGGACGGTGGCATCGGGTCATTCTACGGCAACCGTGCCGCAGGTCGCCGCGGGCGGCACTTCCCCACCCGAGACTGGCGCCGCCGCGGCGAAGTTCCAGCGCGGCGTCGAGCGGCTCGGCCAGGCCCGACCGAAGGCCGCTAATCATCGCGCGCGGCGGAGCGGCGGCACATGCATAATTGAGGGAAAAGCCATGCACGGGATCCGAACCATGCGTACGAACATCGTCATCGATGACCAACTGATGGAGCGCGCGCTCGCCGCCTCTGGATATCGGACGAAGCGGGAAGCCGTCGAGGAAGGTCTTCGCCTCCTGGTGCGACTCAAAGAACAGGAACGAATCCGAGCGGCTCGCGGCAAGCTGCCCTGGGACGGAGATCTCGAAGCCATGCGGCGTGACGACGAGTGATGGTCTTGGTCGACTCGTCGGTCTGGATCGACTACTTCAACGGGGTTCCCACCGCCGAATGCGATGCGCTCGACACCCTGCTCGGCAATGAATTGGTACTGATCGGCGACCTGATCCTGACCGAGGTGCTGCAAGGCTTCCGCACCGATGCCGCTTACAGGCAAGCGCGGACCTTGCTCGAGCCGCTGACTCTTTGTCGTCTCGGAGGACGAAAGATTGCCTTGGCCGCGGCCGATCACTATCGATACCTGCGCCGCCGAGGCGTGACGGTACGCAAGACGATCGACGTCATCATTGCGAGCTATTGTCTTTTGCACGACGTGGAACTCCTTCACGTAGATCGGGATTTCGACGCCATCGAGCAGCACCTCGGCCTTCGGGTTCATCGACTCGTATAGCCGGAAACGCCCCTGTCGAGAAAGGGTCCGATCGTGAAGCGATGCGCAAGAGACGACGGCTAGGCAGGCATCGCTTTTCTCGTCGCACAGCCGTATTTCGATCGGCCGGACAGATCCTGCGGAGTTTCTTCGAGCGTCGATCGGTGGAGTCGAGGGACAACGACCAAGCGGGCAGAACCGCCGGCAAGCGCAGCTCCTACGAGCATCGCCATCGCATGAGCCCGCTTGCAGGCGATTCCGCGCCCGTTCGAACGTACCGAGGCGTTTCGCCAGCCGGGCAAGAACCCCGCGCCTGTGGCACAGTTCGCTACAGCCAAGCCGCCGAAGAGACCGTTTGCCCATGTCCGCGACCTTCGACCGCGGGGTCGTGCTCGACCTCGCCACCATCGACGCCGGCGACATCTCGCTCGCGAACCTCGCGGCGACCTGCCGCACCTGGACGCACCACCGCGCCACGCCGGCCGACGCCGTCGCCGAACGGATCGCCGGGGCGCAGGTGGTGGTCACCAACAAGGTCATCCTCGACCGGGCGCGGCTCGCGGCGGCCCGGGGGCTGCGGCTCGTCTGCATCGCCGCGACCGGCACCAACAACGTCGACCTCGCCGCGGCGCGCGAGCTCGGCATCGCGGTGACCAACGTCGCCGGCTATGCGACCCCGGCGGTCGTGCAGCACGTCTTCGCCGGGATCCTCGCGCACGCGACGCGGATGGCGGCCTACCGCGCCTCGGTCGCGGCCGGCGACTGGTCGCGCAGCGGCCGGTTCTGCCTGCTCGATCACCCGATCCACGAGATCGCCGGGCGGCGCCTGGGCATCGTCGGCTACGGCGAGCTCGGCCGGGCCGTGGCGCGGATCGCCGAGGCCTTCGGCATGGAGGTTTTGATCGCCCAGCGCCCGGGCGGCCCGCCCGAGGCCGGCCGGCTGCCGCTCGCCGAGCTGCTGCCGCGCGTGCACGTGCTCAGCCTGCACTGCCCGCTCGCCGAGAACACCCGCGGCCTGATCGGCGCCACCGAGCTCGCGGCCATGCGCCCCGACGCCCTGCTGATCAACACCGCGCGCGGCGGGATCGTCGACGAGGCGGCCCTCGCCGAGGCCCTGCGCCGCGGCCACATCGGCGGCGCCGTCGTCGACGTGCTGAGCGTCGAGCCGCCACCGCCCGACCACCCGCTCCTCGCCCCCGACATCCCCAACCTGACCGTGACGCCCCACGTCGCCTGGGCCAGCCGCGAGGCCCGCCAGCGGCTGATCGACGGCGTCGCAGCGAAGATCGCCGCCTTCGCCGCCGGGGAACCCTGCTCACGGGTGGCTTGAACGCGCCGCCGGCCGCCCGCGATCAACCGCGGCGCCAGCCTCGTAGGGTCCGCTGCGCGGACCATCCCATCGCCTTCGCCAGGCGAACGGTCGGCGTAACGAAGCCTCCTGGCGCTGGTCCTGCGATTCAGTCCGCACAGCGGACCCTACGGTGATGGCGCGAAGGGCGCGGCTGGGGTCTCGGGCGCGGTCGAGCCGTCGTGTAGCGTGGCGTCGTTCGTTGCGGCTTCGCCGGCCCGGTTGACGCCAGCGTAGGGTCCGCTGCGCGGACCGTCTCTCTCGCCAGTTCGAAGGATCGGCGTGGCGGAGCCTCTCGGCGCTGATCCTGCGATTCGGTCCGCACAGCGGACCCTACGGTGATGGCGCGAAGGGCACGGCTGGGGGCGGGCGTGGTGCCGGCGTCGTCGAGCGCGGTGCGGCGTCGTTCGTTGCGGCTTCGTCGGCCAGCGTAGGGTCCGCTGCGCGGACCATTTCCCATCCATCGCTACGCCTTGCCGCAGCTCGTAGAGAGCGGTTCAAAAATCGGCGGTGCCACGCGGCCCCGACGTCGGGTTACGCTACGCTAACCCGGTCTAAGGCGAATACTTGCACTGTCTCAGGAGCAAGTGGCACGAACCGACCGCCCGTGTCCGATCACGCGGCGCTGACCCGGCCACCGAACGGTCTGGTCATTTCCGAAGCATCGCTCAAGGAGTCAGAGACATGCCGAGCGACGAACCCCATCTGCCGCTGGCCCGTTATCGCTTCACCTACACCGCGGCCGACGACCTGCACCTGCCGCCCTACCCCGGCAGTCTCTGGCACGCCGTGTTCGGGCTTCATCTCCGGACGCTCTGCTGCGTCCACCCGGGCACGGACTGCGCTACCTGTCCGCTGCTCCACCAGTGCCGCTATTCGCTCCTCTTCAGCGGTCCGCGCCCGCCGGATGCCGCGCTGATGCGCCGCTACGCGACCATCCCGGTGCCCCACGTCTTCCAGCTCGACGCCGAGTATCCGCCGCACATCGGGGCCGGCGGGAGGATCCGCGCCTCGCTGGTCCTGGTCGGGAAGGCCAATGCCGAGCTGCCGCTGGTCATCCAGGCGATGGCCGCGGCCGGCTGGGGTGGCCTCGGCGCCGAACGCGCCCGTGCCCGGCTCGACGACGTCACCCAGCTGCCGAGCGGTGACGCCCCGTCGCACCTCGTCGCAGCCGACGGCCGCATCGGCGAGGCGCTGCCCGCCGAGTCGCCGTCCACGCCGCCGCCACCGGCCGCCCTCCGCCTGCACTTCACGAGCCCGTACCGGGCCGGCGGTGCGGTCCCGGCCGATCGGCTGGAACCCGGCCCGTTCCTCATGGCCCTCGTGCGCCGCGCCTCGCTGCTCCAGTACTTCTACACCAGCCGCCAGCTCATGGCTCCGTTCGCGGACCTCAAGGCGACCGCCGCCGAGGCCCGCGTCATCGCCCAGGACTGGCGAGCGCAGCCCGCCACCCGTTATGCCGCCCGGCACGGCCGGCGCCTCCCGACCGGCGGGCTGCTCGGCTACATCGATCTCGACATGCGCGGCATCGAGCCCCTCTGGCCGTACCTGCACCTCGGCCAGTGGCTCAACGTCGGCAAGAACGCCAGCATGGGCTTCGGCCGCTACGAGGTGGCGACCCTGTCTCCGTGAGACGGCCGACACACGACGGGGCGGGCGAGCAACATCGGTCACGACGCCCTCGAGCAGCCTTGCCCGAGCGATGCGCGCTTGGCAATGGTCGCCGAAGCCCATCGCCCGACAGGATCGCCACCGGCGTCTCGCCGGCGAGTTCGCAGATCTCGGGCTTGCCGAAGCGGCTCTCCGCGAGGCGATAGATGGTCACCATCCGGTCGGTCGGGTGCACCAGCCAGAACTCGCGCACGCCGGCCCGTTCGTAGACCTGGCGCTTGCGTCGATGATCATGACTCGCGGTGGCCGGCGACAAGACCTCGACGACCAGATCCGGCGCCCCGCGCACGCCGCGCCGATCGAGCTTCGCCGGGTCGCAGACGACCAGCACGTCCGGCTGCACCACCGTGTCGATGAGCTCGTCGGCCTCAGCGGCGCGCGGCAGGCGGACATCGACCGGGGCGATGAAAGGACGGCAAGCCTGCCCCGGGTCCGCCAAGGCATTCGCCAGTTGACGAAAGATCTCCCCGGCGACCTCCTGATGCTCCAGCGTGGGCGCCGGGGCCATCGGATAGGCCTCGCCGTCGATCAGCTCGTAACGCACGTCGTCCGGCCACGCCAGATAATCGCCATAGGTGTGACGATCGCGCGTGTGTCGTGCCGCCTCCATGGCGCCTCCAGATATCTCGTCTCGCCCCGAGCATCTCTAAATCATAGCGTTACTTGCAGACGCGTAGCGCACTGCGCGCCACGTTCACGCTACCCCGGATGGATCCGCTCCGATTCCCGTTCGAGGCGCCCCAGCCTCGTAGGGTCCGCTGCGCGGACCGTCAGGATTTTGCCGGGGCCGCTGCGGGGGACCTTCGGGCACGACGGCGGCAGGTCCCCGAATACTCGACCAATTCGAGGCGAAACAGCAGGCCGCTCCCCTCGAAATCCGCCACCAGCCACACGCGAACCAGGTCCGGCAACGGCTCCGTGCCCATGACGACCAGATCGAGCCTCGTAGGGTCCGCTGCGCGGACCGTCAGGCTTGCCGGGACCGCTGCGGGGACCTCCGAGCACGACGCCGGCAGGTCCCCGAGTACTCGACCAATTCGAGGCGAAACGGCCGGTCGCTCCCCTCGAAATCCGCCACCAGCGGCGCGCGCAGCGGATCCGGCAACGGCACCGTGTCCGTGACGACCAAGTCGACGTCCGAATAGCGCCATGCCCGTTCGTGGCCCCGCGACTCGAACGCCCGCAGGTCGCGCCCCAGCACATGACGCGCCAGCACCTCCGGGACCGTCGCACGCTGCTTTGGCAGGAGTGTCCGGGCGCCCCTCGCGCTCACCCGAACCTCCGTCTCGCCGGGCGTCACCGGTCGCCAGACTCCGGGCGGATCGAATCCACCGTGACCCCGAGACCAGGCCCCAACTGCGCCCAGGCACGGTCGGCAGTCAATGCCGTCATCCCGCGCGTATGCGCGAGTGCCAGACAGGCGCGGTCGCCAAGCGACAAGCTCAAGGCACGGGTCAGCGGCCGCAACGCAGCGGTCGCGCGGGCCGCAGGCGCATCGAAGACCGCGATCTCCAGGTCCCAGGCCGCCAACGCGGCCTGCGCCTCCTCCAGTGGCACATCCCAGTCCGAGAGCCGGGACAAGACCTCGGCCAGATTGACACCGGACAAGACGCAACGCCCCTGTAGCAAGGCCGCTTCGACACGCTCCCACCCCGCCTCCTGCTGGAGATACGCCAACACCGCGGAGGCATCCAAGACCATGTCAGTCGCGCCCGGACTCTGCGCGGCGCTCCACCTCGAGCTCGGCGACCAGGGACCGGTCCGCTGGCACGTACCGCCGCACCAACGCCTGAGCGCGGCGCAACTGCTCCCGGCGCGTCGTCAGCCGCGCCTCGCCCTCGCCCAGTTCCCACAGCACGGTATCGCCGTCCCGGATCCCGAGCGCCTTGCGGATCTCTGCCGGCACGACAACCCGGCCGCCTGCCGACATCTTCATCGCAATCATGACCAATACTCCAGCCTGCCTAATAGCTGTCATGTTCGTAGCAACCTGTCCGCGAAGAGATGAGATGGCAGCTCGCAGCGAAACCCGTCAAAACCAGGAGATGGCGTCGGGGAAGGGCAGCCTGACCCGACATCCGGTCCACTGCCAATCGGTCGCCTCCGGCGGGATCCACCAAGCCTCGGAGCGATTCCTCCGCATACGGATTCAGCTCGTCGAACCGATCGGCGTGAGACGGCCGCTCGATGCCGGCGTCGGATCGTGCATCGGGCATCTCGGCGACGCCATGCGTCCGCCGAGGCGGCTCGCCGGCATGGGAAACCGCCGCCTTCAAGGCCGTCTCGGCCGCTTGCTGGACGTGAAAGGCAGCCACCGTCTCATGAATATCCAGATCTCCGGCCAGCTCGCGCAACGCCCGATGGAGCCCCGTAGGGTCCGCTGCGCGGACCTCACGCTTGCCGGGGCCGGTCGGGCACAACGCCGCCAAGTCCCCGATCATTCGACCAGTTCGACGCGAAACCGGCAGATCGCTCTCCTCAAAATCCGCCAACAGCTCCGGCAACGGCCCGTGCCCACGACGACCAGGTCCAGATCCGAATAGCGCCACACCCGCCCATGGACCTTCGCTCCGAACCCCCGCGCATCGCGAGCCAACTGCGATGGCACAGCCGCTACCTCGGTGGCATTTCTCGGGCTCTCCGACGCCGTACCCACACCAGACGTCGGGAAGCCGGTCTACATCTGTTGCAGATGGATTTGGAAGCGTAGACGATTTGCGGCTCACGAGATCTAGCGGTCATCCACAAGCCAACGCTCGTATGCCATTATGTCGATCATCTGAACAGTACCAATGCGTTGCAACTCCGAGATGAGCCGGAGGAGAAACCTGGCAGCTGTCTTGCAGCCAACGTGAAACTCGAAGGTCTGCGCACCATCTCTGCTATGGAATAAGCCGCGCGAGGCAATACAGCCTATATCGATGCGGCTCATTGGATCGTTCGTTTCCAGAGCCTTTCGCAGCGGTTCTCCCAGCGGCGGATTCCAGTTGCTTTCCAGGCTCAGGACGCCACCAATGATCGGCGTGAGGGGCTTTGGTTCATACTCGCCTCCGGCGTGCGGGATGGGCAGGCTCGTCCTGAAGAGGGCGCGAACGCTGCAAATCTTTTTCTTTGCATAGGT
This portion of the Thioflavicoccus mobilis 8321 genome encodes:
- a CDS encoding ABC transporter ATP-binding protein, yielding MLSIDNLTKRFASSADRPLFENLSLTLAPGESVAIMGESGVGKSTLLNCIAGLEPVDAGRIRLGETELTALDEDAFAGLRRRALGFVFQAFHILPHLTLAQNVALPLWLLDVGDAEADRQARAMLARVGLEARAEDWPRHLSGGELQRVAIARALVHGPALVLCDEPTGNLDPERAAGVLALLFGSLRAAGAIGILVTHSRVAAGYADRILRLTAAGLVADSEPDPQNS
- a CDS encoding type II toxin-antitoxin system VapB family antitoxin; the encoded protein is MRTNIVIDDQLMERALAASGYRTKREAVEEGLRLLVRLKEQERIRAARGKLPWDGDLEAMRRDDE
- the vapC gene encoding type II toxin-antitoxin system VapC family toxin yields the protein MVLVDSSVWIDYFNGVPTAECDALDTLLGNELVLIGDLILTEVLQGFRTDAAYRQARTLLEPLTLCRLGGRKIALAAADHYRYLRRRGVTVRKTIDVIIASYCLLHDVELLHVDRDFDAIEQHLGLRVHRLV
- a CDS encoding 2-hydroxyacid dehydrogenase encodes the protein MSATFDRGVVLDLATIDAGDISLANLAATCRTWTHHRATPADAVAERIAGAQVVVTNKVILDRARLAAARGLRLVCIAATGTNNVDLAAARELGIAVTNVAGYATPAVVQHVFAGILAHATRMAAYRASVAAGDWSRSGRFCLLDHPIHEIAGRRLGIVGYGELGRAVARIAEAFGMEVLIAQRPGGPPEAGRLPLAELLPRVHVLSLHCPLAENTRGLIGATELAAMRPDALLINTARGGIVDEAALAEALRRGHIGGAVVDVLSVEPPPPDHPLLAPDIPNLTVTPHVAWASREARQRLIDGVAAKIAAFAAGEPCSRVA
- the cas6 gene encoding CRISPR system precrRNA processing endoribonuclease RAMP protein Cas6, coding for MPSDEPHLPLARYRFTYTAADDLHLPPYPGSLWHAVFGLHLRTLCCVHPGTDCATCPLLHQCRYSLLFSGPRPPDAALMRRYATIPVPHVFQLDAEYPPHIGAGGRIRASLVLVGKANAELPLVIQAMAAAGWGGLGAERARARLDDVTQLPSGDAPSHLVAADGRIGEALPAESPSTPPPPAALRLHFTSPYRAGGAVPADRLEPGPFLMALVRRASLLQYFYTSRQLMAPFADLKATAAEARVIAQDWRAQPATRYAARHGRRLPTGGLLGYIDLDMRGIEPLWPYLHLGQWLNVGKNASMGFGRYEVATLSP
- a CDS encoding Uma2 family endonuclease; the protein is MEAARHTRDRHTYGDYLAWPDDVRYELIDGEAYPMAPAPTLEHQEVAGEIFRQLANALADPGQACRPFIAPVDVRLPRAAEADELIDTVVQPDVLVVCDPAKLDRRGVRGAPDLVVEVLSPATASHDHRRKRQVYERAGVREFWLVHPTDRMVTIYRLAESRFGKPEICELAGETPVAILSGDGLRRPLPSAHRSGKAARGRRDRCCSPAPSCVGRLTETGSPPRSGRSPCWRSCRR
- a CDS encoding type II toxin-antitoxin system VapC family toxin; translation: MVLDASAVLAYLQQEAGWERVEAALLQGRCVLSGVNLAEVLSRLSDWDVPLEEAQAALAAWDLEIAVFDAPAARATAALRPLTRALSLSLGDRACLALAHTRGMTALTADRAWAQLGPGLGVTVDSIRPESGDR
- a CDS encoding AbrB/MazE/SpoVT family DNA-binding domain-containing protein, coding for MIAMKMSAGGRVVVPAEIRKALGIRDGDTVLWELGEGEARLTTRREQLRRAQALVRRYVPADRSLVAELEVERRAESGRD
- a CDS encoding HEPN domain-containing protein, which encodes MPELLADFEESDLPVSRRTGRMIGDLAALCPTGPGKREVRAADPTGLHRALRELAGDLDIHETVAAFHVQQAAETALKAAVSHAGEPPRRTHGVAEMPDARSDAGIERPSHADRFDELNPYAEESLRGLVDPAGGDRLAVDRMSGQAALPRRHLLVLTGFAASCHLISSRTGCYEHDSY
- a CDS encoding DUF6602 domain-containing protein; this translates as MMNSLSRLFASLHEDLERQLSITRESLRHPSAKGDESESIWLALLQNYLPTRYRAERAQVVDSEGRFSDQIDVVVFDRQYSPFIFQLGNQRFVPAESVYAVFEAKQSIGPREITYAKKKICSVRALFRTSLPIPHAGGEYEPKPLTPIIGGVLSLESNWNPPLGEPLRKALETNDPMSRIDIGCIASRGLFHSRDGAQTFEFHVGCKTAARFLLRLISELQRIGTVQMIDIMAYERWLVDDR